In Shewanella aestuarii, a genomic segment contains:
- a CDS encoding MFS transporter — MADLKKWEPENEQFWETTGKSIARRNLWISIPSLLCGFAVWLYWGILTVQMMNAGFSFSSDELFTLTAIAGLSGATLRIPSSFFIRFCGGRNTIFFTTSLLLIPAFFTGVALQNPDTPLWQYQLLALLSGFGGGNFASSMSNISFFFPKKQQGLALGLNAGLGNFGVTTMQILIPLFMTYSVFGAFGGDPVTLVSPSGSLIGKVPAGSHTWIQNGGYLWLLILVPLFFATWFGMNNIRTKEVSPDVGSPLSAIAMISVMLSIGLIIAAAGLWLILPESANGSGWGVPKELVLVLVVTTTVFCLKMLPGAIGDSLSKQYQIFNNKHTWVMSVIYTMTFGSFIGFSAAFPLAIKVIFGFQHVMVDGQMTHEMVNPNGPSALMYAWLAPFIGALIRPVGGWIADKFGGALVTQLCSATMVVSSFGAAYFMKQAYNSATPEEFFMPFFITFLVLFAATGIGNGSTFRTIAMVFPKEQAGPVLGWTSAIAAYGAFYIPMVFGQQIKSGTPDVALIGFAIFYAVCLLVNWWFYLRKDGEFYNP, encoded by the coding sequence ATGGCAGATCTAAAAAAATGGGAACCAGAAAACGAGCAGTTCTGGGAAACCACTGGTAAATCAATTGCTCGACGAAATTTGTGGATTTCAATACCCAGCTTATTATGTGGCTTTGCGGTCTGGCTTTATTGGGGTATTTTAACGGTTCAGATGATGAACGCAGGATTTAGCTTCTCCTCCGACGAACTCTTTACTTTAACCGCCATAGCTGGGTTATCAGGTGCAACACTACGTATCCCGAGTAGTTTTTTCATACGTTTCTGTGGCGGCAGAAATACCATTTTTTTTACGACTTCATTGTTACTTATCCCTGCCTTTTTTACAGGAGTTGCATTACAGAACCCTGATACCCCTCTTTGGCAATATCAACTACTAGCACTACTATCTGGTTTTGGAGGAGGCAACTTTGCGTCATCAATGTCTAATATCAGTTTTTTCTTCCCTAAAAAACAACAAGGTCTCGCTCTAGGATTGAATGCCGGTTTGGGTAATTTTGGCGTAACAACAATGCAAATACTTATCCCTTTATTCATGACTTACAGTGTTTTTGGTGCTTTTGGTGGTGACCCAGTCACTTTAGTCAGCCCATCAGGAAGCTTGATTGGTAAAGTACCGGCAGGCTCTCATACCTGGATCCAGAATGGTGGCTATTTATGGTTACTCATATTGGTCCCTTTATTCTTTGCAACTTGGTTCGGCATGAATAATATAAGAACAAAAGAAGTGTCACCTGATGTTGGGTCGCCACTTAGCGCTATCGCTATGATTAGTGTGATGTTAAGCATCGGTTTAATCATTGCAGCAGCAGGGTTATGGCTAATATTACCTGAATCTGCAAACGGCTCCGGCTGGGGAGTTCCAAAGGAACTCGTTTTGGTATTAGTTGTCACAACGACCGTATTTTGCTTAAAAATGCTTCCAGGAGCCATTGGGGATAGTTTATCTAAACAATATCAGATATTTAACAATAAACACACTTGGGTGATGAGCGTTATTTACACCATGACATTTGGCTCATTCATTGGCTTCTCTGCTGCATTCCCATTAGCGATTAAAGTGATTTTTGGTTTCCAACATGTGATGGTTGACGGACAAATGACCCATGAGATGGTAAACCCTAATGGACCCAGCGCATTAATGTACGCTTGGCTTGCTCCATTTATTGGCGCATTAATTCGTCCTGTGGGTGGCTGGATTGCCGACAAGTTCGGAGGCGCCTTAGTCACACAGTTATGTTCAGCTACGATGGTGGTTTCAAGTTTCGGTGCGGCATATTTCATGAAACAGGCATACAATTCAGCCACACCTGAAGAGTTTTTTATGCCATTCTTCATCACCTTTTTAGTTTTATTCGCTGCAACGGGTATTGGCAACGGCTCAACATTTAGAACTATTGCAATGGTGTTTCCAAAAGAACAAGCAGGACCTGTTTTGGGCTGGACTTCGGCTATTGCCGCTTATGGAGCATTTTACATTCCAATGGTATTTGGTCAGCAAATAAAGTCAGGGACTCCTGATGTCGCACTAATTGGCTTTGCTATATTCTATGCTGTTTGCTTACTTGTTAATTGGTGGTTTTATCTACGCAAAGATGGTGAGTTCTATAATCCATAA
- a CDS encoding ribonucleotide reductase subunit alpha, translating into MSALKELISMANYQGESVKLLFLFAKAEYAQSDNGENKGHMIPLMCVDKYPKDLSDFAGLCDEADNINSEWEFIFVTSMLADVDQEALDNGLKRMASDIENGENTAMYVVLDRQENVIEMMRS; encoded by the coding sequence ATGAGCGCATTAAAAGAGTTAATTTCGATGGCAAACTATCAAGGTGAGTCAGTAAAATTATTATTTCTATTTGCTAAAGCTGAATATGCACAATCTGATAATGGCGAAAATAAAGGCCATATGATACCTCTCATGTGTGTAGATAAATATCCAAAAGATCTTTCTGATTTTGCCGGTTTATGTGATGAAGCTGATAATATAAACTCTGAGTGGGAATTTATTTTTGTTACCAGCATGCTGGCTGACGTGGACCAAGAAGCGCTAGATAATGGCTTAAAGCGCATGGCAAGTGATATTGAAAATGGTGAAAATACTGCGATGTATGTTGTCTTAGACAGACAAGAAAATGTCATTGAAATGATGCGCAGTTAA
- a CDS encoding bifunctional protein-serine/threonine kinase/phosphatase — protein sequence MAATDFDIDVSYQSCAGVKDINEDASDLSLPNDPYLKQVKGYSFIVADGVSSAEAGREASHIAVERFLVEYYQTPDMWSVSKSGEQVLSAINLRLFRKSHQYKNDHKGYLTTLSALVLKGHKGYFFHVGDSRIYLLRDNQLTQLTQDHCASIEKDKTFLTRAVGMDNKLHIDYSCFDLQQDDRYLLCSDGVHDFISEDELTRLMNQPLSMEQICIQLIDAAEKGHSDDNMTCLALHIKSLPQQHIDDLNLELTRLPFPPILTTGMKLDGYRVLRQVFASSRSHLYLVEDEETHEQFAMKVPSKNFIDDIHYIDRFIREQWIGSRIESEYVVKIIQHHRPRTGLYYLMEWLPGISLDKWLEQYFPISPKRAIELVKKIALALEAFHQHDAVHQDLKPANIIILDDDRVKIVDFGSVFVAGVAELYSPIESQGVLGTASYSDPNYLQGKNPGIQGDIYSLATLSYEVFTHSLPYGQQVEECRSIRDYDKLRYISATSINPIIPVWFDKALEKGVKFDLYERYNTVAEFMTDLTQPNPIFLKPVPEVKQSNSLFFWKLVSGFWFITLLVVIYLFSQTS from the coding sequence ATGGCCGCTACTGACTTCGATATTGATGTTTCATATCAATCCTGTGCAGGTGTAAAAGACATCAACGAAGATGCCTCTGACCTTTCATTACCTAATGATCCATACTTAAAGCAAGTAAAAGGCTATTCATTTATTGTCGCAGATGGTGTGAGCTCAGCTGAAGCAGGTCGTGAGGCTAGCCACATTGCTGTAGAGCGATTTCTAGTTGAATACTACCAAACTCCCGATATGTGGTCTGTAAGTAAGAGTGGAGAGCAAGTTTTATCAGCAATAAATTTACGATTGTTCCGTAAAAGTCATCAATATAAAAACGACCATAAAGGGTATCTAACCACGTTGAGCGCCTTAGTGTTAAAAGGACATAAAGGATATTTTTTTCATGTGGGTGACAGTAGGATTTACCTTTTAAGAGATAACCAATTGACGCAGTTAACTCAGGACCACTGTGCCAGTATTGAAAAAGATAAAACATTTTTGACTCGAGCAGTGGGTATGGATAACAAACTGCATATTGATTATAGCTGCTTTGACCTTCAGCAAGATGATCGTTATTTACTCTGTTCGGATGGTGTTCATGATTTTATTAGTGAGGATGAGCTAACAAGACTAATGAATCAGCCTTTATCTATGGAGCAAATTTGTATTCAACTTATTGATGCGGCAGAAAAAGGCCATAGTGATGACAATATGACTTGTTTAGCGCTACATATCAAATCTTTACCTCAACAACATATTGATGACTTAAACTTGGAGCTTACTCGTTTACCTTTTCCACCAATATTGACAACAGGCATGAAGCTTGATGGTTACCGAGTGTTACGCCAGGTCTTTGCATCCAGCAGAAGCCATTTATATCTTGTCGAAGACGAAGAAACGCATGAGCAATTTGCCATGAAAGTTCCTTCTAAAAATTTTATTGATGATATTCATTATATCGATCGCTTTATACGAGAGCAGTGGATAGGGAGTCGTATCGAGTCTGAGTATGTAGTAAAAATTATTCAACACCATAGACCTAGAACAGGCTTGTATTATCTAATGGAGTGGTTACCGGGGATAAGTTTAGATAAATGGCTTGAGCAGTATTTTCCTATTTCACCGAAAAGAGCTATTGAGCTTGTAAAAAAAATTGCTTTGGCACTTGAGGCATTCCACCAACATGATGCTGTTCATCAAGATTTAAAACCAGCTAATATTATCATATTAGATGATGATAGAGTGAAAATTGTCGATTTTGGTTCGGTGTTTGTTGCCGGTGTTGCAGAGCTATATAGCCCCATTGAGTCTCAAGGCGTTTTAGGTACGGCAAGTTATTCCGACCCCAATTATCTACAAGGTAAAAATCCTGGAATTCAAGGTGATATTTATAGTCTTGCTACGTTGAGTTATGAAGTTTTTACTCATAGTTTGCCTTATGGGCAACAGGTTGAAGAATGTAGAAGTATAAGAGATTACGATAAACTAAGATATATTTCAGCTACTAGCATTAACCCTATTATACCCGTGTGGTTTGATAAAGCTTTAGAGAAAGGGGTTAAATTTGATTTATACGAGCGATATAACACAGTCGCTGAGTTTATGACTGATTTAACTCAACCTAACCCGATTTTTTTAAAACCAGTACCAGAAGTTAAACAATCAAACAGTCTCTTCTTTTGGAAGTTAGTGAGTGGTTTTTGGTTTATTACATTGTTAGTTGTTATTTATTTATTTAGTCAAACATCGTGA
- a CDS encoding MFS transporter, whose translation MYPPLLLLPLAEQYHSLLFVGLCIGLSGSSFTFGINYINDFFPRKNQGTIMGIFGVGNAGAAINLVFAPTIIELWGWSYLGPVYAIGLVIISGLFYWLAPTPVVTKHPIHIVQNCHNIFKAFKNLHVWALGLYYYFVFGSFLALLMWLPNYYMHAYQLNIMQAMAFTLFFVATSSVVRALGGWFADKYGGRTVNWSVFWVCLVCLFFLSYPPTTMTIHGVHQDVNLTISINVWLFSTLLFIIGIAQGFGRASVFKVIYDQYPNNTSAVGGVVAAIGALGGCTLPILFGISVDVIGIYSASFMVLYGVLALCMMAMYLAIQAEEHQKRIVEAKKYNFLEDDNL comes from the coding sequence GTGTATCCCCCATTATTATTATTGCCTTTAGCCGAACAGTATCACAGTTTACTTTTCGTCGGTCTTTGTATCGGACTTAGTGGTAGTTCCTTCACTTTTGGAATCAACTATATTAACGATTTCTTCCCTAGAAAAAACCAAGGTACGATAATGGGAATATTCGGTGTAGGCAATGCTGGCGCTGCAATTAACCTAGTGTTTGCCCCAACCATAATTGAACTTTGGGGATGGTCATATTTGGGGCCAGTATACGCTATTGGATTGGTCATTATTTCTGGGTTGTTTTATTGGTTAGCACCCACACCAGTGGTAACAAAACATCCTATTCACATTGTTCAGAATTGTCATAATATTTTTAAAGCCTTTAAAAACCTCCATGTATGGGCATTGGGTCTGTATTATTACTTTGTGTTTGGTTCTTTTCTAGCATTATTGATGTGGCTGCCCAATTACTACATGCATGCCTACCAATTAAATATTATGCAAGCAATGGCCTTTACATTATTTTTTGTAGCTACATCATCAGTAGTTAGAGCTCTCGGTGGCTGGTTTGCAGATAAATATGGCGGAAGAACTGTTAATTGGAGCGTGTTCTGGGTCTGCTTGGTTTGCTTGTTCTTTCTAAGCTATCCTCCAACAACCATGACAATACATGGTGTTCATCAAGACGTTAATTTAACGATTTCAATCAATGTTTGGCTGTTTTCGACCCTGCTTTTCATTATAGGTATTGCACAAGGGTTTGGGCGAGCCAGTGTATTTAAAGTTATTTATGATCAATATCCCAATAATACCAGCGCTGTCGGTGGTGTTGTAGCTGCTATTGGTGCTTTGGGTGGTTGTACTTTACCTATTCTCTTTGGCATATCCGTAGATGTTATTGGTATTTATAGTGCAAGTTTTATGGTGTTGTATGGTGTTTTAGCGCTGTGCATGATGGCAATGTATTTGGCGATTCAAGCAGAAGAACATCAAAAAAGAATTGTAGAAGCAAAAAAATATAATTTCCTAGAGGATGATAATTTATGA
- a CDS encoding putative zinc-binding protein, with the protein MNQIINNGDLPLVYSCSGSSNVAQLANSLAIELNALGIAEMSCISGVGGNVRPLVKLAKSGRPIIAIDGCPLSCSASCLNQHNIKATHHFELTNTMNLQKRQYNQCSQTDLQSALAMIISKISD; encoded by the coding sequence ATGAATCAGATAATTAATAATGGTGATTTACCCTTAGTTTATTCATGTTCGGGCAGCTCAAATGTTGCGCAGTTAGCTAATAGTTTGGCCATCGAACTTAATGCTTTGGGGATTGCAGAAATGTCTTGTATTTCCGGTGTGGGAGGAAATGTACGGCCTTTGGTTAAATTGGCTAAATCAGGCAGGCCTATTATTGCAATTGATGGCTGCCCATTAAGTTGTTCCGCATCATGCTTAAATCAACACAATATTAAAGCGACACATCATTTTGAGTTAACAAACACTATGAACTTACAAAAGCGTCAATATAACCAATGCTCACAAACAGATTTACAAAGTGCTTTGGCAATGATCATCTCAAAAATAAGTGATTAA
- a CDS encoding ISAs1 family transposase has protein sequence MLKHLDNITDCRSHINQEHDVIDICFLVLSAVISGAQSWSAYHEFGTLKLEWLRKYRPFTNGIPSQQSIGRIFRGVSKHSLLDALLSWVNEHRLSTGLSSIAIDGKVLKGAKASASSAALHMVTAYDTGSGLVFSAKSGASKKSELKLVQELLTCLDLKSELLTFDALHCQVQTVDYIVKEGGHCILQVKGNQPKLYEAVQAQFADYITNNSDAECFTQDDKGHGRVEKRITFQCPLNLPAEIKMKWSQLKTLIAVERHRKVGNKTSIDTHFYVSSAVLTSEAFGIAIRAHWQTENNQHWLLDTLFQEDKQKMYDEDGASILAILRRWALNLVKLHPAKTSQNQKFNRACWSDDFREEIIFGTGQKV, from the coding sequence ATGCTAAAACACCTTGATAACATAACTGATTGCCGTTCCCATATAAATCAAGAACATGATGTTATTGACATCTGTTTTCTTGTACTAAGCGCCGTCATCTCTGGTGCTCAAAGCTGGTCTGCTTACCATGAATTCGGCACCTTGAAATTGGAGTGGTTACGAAAATACCGCCCCTTTACCAATGGTATTCCCAGCCAGCAAAGTATTGGTCGTATCTTTAGGGGGGTGTCAAAGCATTCCTTATTAGACGCCTTGTTGAGTTGGGTCAACGAACATCGGCTTAGTACTGGTCTATCATCTATTGCGATTGATGGCAAAGTGCTTAAAGGTGCCAAAGCATCAGCCTCAAGCGCTGCGTTACATATGGTAACCGCATATGATACAGGCTCTGGTTTAGTATTCAGCGCTAAATCAGGAGCAAGCAAAAAGAGTGAACTCAAACTCGTTCAAGAATTGCTGACGTGTCTTGATTTGAAGTCTGAGTTACTGACATTTGATGCGTTACATTGTCAGGTTCAAACAGTTGATTACATAGTAAAAGAAGGCGGGCATTGTATTTTGCAAGTCAAAGGTAATCAGCCAAAGCTGTACGAGGCAGTGCAGGCACAATTTGCTGATTATATTACAAATAACTCTGATGCAGAATGCTTTACGCAAGATGATAAAGGCCATGGTCGAGTTGAAAAACGGATAACGTTTCAGTGCCCACTGAATTTACCCGCTGAAATAAAAATGAAATGGTCTCAACTAAAAACATTAATAGCAGTAGAACGTCATCGAAAAGTGGGTAACAAAACCAGTATAGACACGCACTTTTATGTCAGCAGTGCTGTCCTGACATCAGAAGCCTTTGGCATAGCGATTAGGGCTCATTGGCAAACGGAAAATAATCAGCATTGGCTTTTGGACACATTATTTCAAGAGGATAAGCAAAAAATGTATGATGAGGATGGTGCAAGTATTCTGGCTATTTTAAGGCGTTGGGCATTAAATCTAGTGAAACTACATCCCGCTAAAACAAGCCAAAATCAGAAATTCAATCGAGCCTGTTGGAGTGATGATTTCAGGGAAGAGATTATTTTTGGCACTGGTCAAAAAGTGTAA
- a CDS encoding DNA replication terminus site-binding protein produces the protein MSNRATLNSYILINHQRLVKALDELANFVCENASFIHMYRLPNLPLGAEDEQPESIEIKYIFDGIDQQSKSFLKQAITQLEINAFEENTYLAKRYPGLVVLPPLLKDAFRKLNERVSSLREEFYASVKRGFKNRQSVHENLHKILPNLVLLSAVRNIRYVEQDIDELASVNFYWLSKKMVKHVKHESATEIINDGVAKLRNKDCFGLTNEELLIRQKKELELISRVPKSSSIVEIRYARVQPFIDVWGRNESDSRNTKLLGLNASLPVIMFSMPHQIKQLCNYNYKAPKKINLPVLIHRKHWYVK, from the coding sequence TTGAGCAATCGGGCAACCCTTAATTCATACATTCTCATCAACCACCAACGATTAGTTAAGGCATTAGATGAGCTGGCTAACTTTGTTTGTGAAAATGCATCGTTTATTCATATGTATAGACTTCCTAACTTACCTTTAGGGGCAGAAGATGAACAACCTGAAAGCATTGAAATAAAGTATATTTTCGATGGTATAGACCAACAATCAAAATCATTTTTAAAACAGGCGATAACACAATTAGAGATAAATGCTTTTGAGGAGAACACATATCTAGCAAAACGGTATCCTGGATTGGTTGTGTTACCTCCTCTTTTAAAAGATGCTTTTCGTAAGTTAAACGAGAGGGTTAGTTCTCTTAGAGAGGAGTTCTACGCTTCAGTTAAAAGAGGATTCAAGAATCGCCAGTCAGTGCACGAAAATTTACACAAAATTTTGCCTAACCTTGTTTTATTGTCTGCGGTAAGAAATATAAGGTACGTAGAGCAAGATATAGATGAACTGGCATCTGTGAATTTTTATTGGCTGTCAAAGAAGATGGTCAAACACGTAAAGCATGAGTCGGCCACTGAAATTATCAATGATGGCGTAGCTAAATTACGTAATAAAGACTGCTTTGGGTTAACAAATGAAGAGTTACTAATTAGGCAAAAAAAAGAGTTAGAGTTGATTTCAAGGGTGCCTAAATCATCGAGTATTGTGGAAATTCGATATGCACGAGTACAACCATTTATCGATGTTTGGGGGCGAAACGAATCGGATTCAAGAAACACTAAATTATTAGGGTTGAATGCTAGTTTACCAGTGATCATGTTTAGTATGCCACACCAGATAAAGCAGCTTTGTAATTATAATTACAAAGCACCAAAAAAAATCAATTTGCCGGTACTGATCCATAGAAAGCATTGGTATGTAAAATAA